In Geothermobacter ehrlichii, a genomic segment contains:
- a CDS encoding AAA family ATPase: protein MKQASHDGGRVRIEYLKVQNFRALRSVEFKDLTPLTVLLGPNGSGKSTVFDVFAFLAECFELGLRRAWDKRGRAKELKTRGGDGPLVVEIKCRESGYPLITYHLAVDERDGRPIVVEEWLQWRRGQRGKPFRFLDYREGQGQAVSGELPDEKDKRIETPLKSPDLLAVNALGQFAEHPRVAALRDFITGWYVSYLSADSARGQPEAGPQERLSKSGDNLANVIQYLADQHPQHLERIFEVLRRRVPRIERVLAETMPDGRLLLQIKDAPFDNPVLARFASDGTLKMLAYLVLLHDPAPPPFIGVEEPENFLHPRLLPELAEECRAATARTQLLVTTHSPFFLNALRPEEVRVLWRDENGYTQTRRAADLPGVTEFVSEGALLGHLWMEGQLGVGDPLVNEGAPTRPLKGAGSK from the coding sequence ATGAAACAAGCGTCTCATGACGGCGGCCGCGTACGAATTGAATACCTCAAGGTGCAGAACTTTCGCGCACTGCGATCGGTGGAATTCAAAGACCTGACGCCGCTGACGGTGCTGTTGGGACCAAATGGCAGCGGCAAGTCCACAGTGTTCGACGTGTTCGCCTTTCTCGCGGAGTGTTTTGAGTTGGGACTGCGCCGTGCGTGGGACAAGCGCGGCCGGGCCAAGGAATTGAAAACCCGGGGCGGCGACGGGCCTCTGGTCGTCGAGATCAAGTGCCGTGAATCGGGCTACCCACTCATTACCTATCACTTGGCGGTGGATGAGCGCGACGGACGTCCGATCGTCGTAGAAGAATGGTTGCAATGGCGACGTGGTCAACGTGGCAAGCCGTTCCGTTTCTTGGATTACCGGGAAGGTCAAGGCCAGGCGGTAAGTGGAGAACTACCGGACGAAAAGGACAAACGCATCGAAACTCCGCTCAAGTCCCCCGATCTATTGGCGGTGAATGCCCTGGGCCAGTTCGCCGAGCACCCGCGGGTGGCGGCGCTACGTGACTTCATCACCGGTTGGTATGTTTCCTATCTTTCCGCCGACAGCGCGCGGGGCCAGCCGGAAGCGGGGCCACAGGAGCGGCTTTCCAAGAGCGGCGACAACCTGGCCAATGTCATCCAGTACTTGGCCGATCAGCACCCGCAACATCTCGAACGGATTTTCGAAGTGTTGCGACGGCGGGTGCCGCGCATCGAGCGGGTGTTGGCCGAGACCATGCCGGACGGACGCCTGCTGCTGCAGATCAAGGACGCCCCGTTCGACAACCCGGTGCTGGCCCGCTTTGCCTCCGACGGCACCCTGAAGATGCTGGCCTACCTGGTGCTGCTCCACGACCCGGCGCCGCCGCCTTTCATCGGGGTCGAGGAGCCGGAAAACTTCCTCCACCCGCGCCTGCTGCCGGAGCTGGCCGAGGAGTGCCGCGCCGCCACGGCACGCACCCAGTTGCTCGTGACCACCCATTCGCCCTTCTTCCTCAACGCCCTGCGTCCGGAAGAGGTACGGGTACTCTGGCGTGACGAGAACGGATATACCCAGACGCGCCGCGCCGCCGACCTGCCCGGCGTCACCGAGTTCGTGAGCGAAGGTGCGCTGCTGGGCCACTTGTGGATGGAAGGGCAGCTCGGCGTAGGCGACCCGTTGGTCAATGAAGGCGCGCCCACGCGGCCATTGAAGGGAGCCGGGAGCAAGTGA
- a CDS encoding restriction endonuclease subunit S, with amino-acid sequence MGGEWREATIEEVAEKVAMGPFGSSIKVETFVSDGIPVISGQHLHGFKVDDRIGFNYVTEEHAGRLRNANVQRGDVIFTHAGNIGQVAFVPWNSLYERYVISQRQFYMRCDRSKVIPEFVVAYFKTPEGQHRLLANTSQTGVPSIARPVSYLRTIPIPLPPIEEQRAIAHILGTLDDKIELNRKMSETLEEMARALFKSWFVNFDPVVWNAVQAGNPIPERFAATAARYHNGAPCPVSGNIVNLFPDSFESSELGDIPKGWEVKPLPQVIDVNPPRKLTKGRVAPYLDMANMPTQGHSPDVVIERSFTSGMRFINGDTLLARITPCLENGKTAFVDFLNDGQVGWGSTEYIVLRPKPPLPNEFAYCLARDAEFREFAIQSMTGSSGRQRVPAKALDHFTIVTPPEEISRAFGKQVTPIFARSSAAALESRTLAVLRDTLLPKLISGKLRVKDGGKLIERIQT; translated from the coding sequence ATGGGGGGTGAGTGGCGCGAAGCTACGATCGAGGAAGTCGCCGAGAAGGTAGCAATGGGACCATTTGGCTCCTCGATCAAGGTTGAGACATTTGTTTCAGACGGGATACCAGTAATCAGTGGGCAGCATCTGCACGGCTTCAAAGTCGATGATCGAATTGGATTCAACTACGTGACTGAAGAGCATGCTGGGCGGCTGAGAAACGCAAATGTTCAGCGAGGAGACGTCATCTTCACTCATGCTGGGAACATCGGCCAAGTTGCATTCGTGCCATGGAATTCGCTTTATGAGCGGTATGTCATTTCGCAGCGACAGTTCTATATGCGCTGCGACCGTTCCAAGGTAATACCAGAGTTTGTCGTTGCCTACTTCAAAACCCCAGAGGGTCAGCATCGACTTCTAGCGAACACTTCACAAACGGGCGTTCCGTCTATTGCACGGCCAGTCTCGTATTTGCGAACGATACCCATTCCCTTACCTCCTATAGAGGAACAACGCGCCATCGCCCACATCCTCGGCACGCTAGACGACAAGATCGAGTTGAACCGGAAGATGAGCGAGACGCTGGAGGAAATGGCGCGAGCACTGTTCAAGTCGTGGTTCGTGAATTTCGATCCGGTGGTCTGGAACGCCGTGCAGGCCGGCAATCCGATCCCGGAACGTTTCGCCGCAACCGCTGCCCGCTACCACAACGGAGCCCCTTGTCCCGTGTCCGGCAACATCGTCAACCTCTTTCCCGACTCCTTCGAGTCCTCGGAGTTGGGGGATATTCCGAAGGGGTGGGAGGTGAAACCGCTACCACAGGTCATTGACGTCAACCCACCGCGAAAGCTGACAAAAGGTAGGGTCGCCCCTTACTTGGATATGGCGAACATGCCCACACAAGGCCACTCGCCCGATGTCGTCATTGAACGCTCTTTCACCTCGGGAATGCGCTTCATTAACGGCGACACGCTGCTGGCTCGCATCACTCCGTGCCTGGAGAACGGAAAAACGGCGTTCGTTGACTTCCTAAATGACGGGCAAGTGGGCTGGGGGTCTACTGAATACATCGTCCTTCGGCCGAAGCCACCGCTTCCAAACGAGTTTGCGTATTGCCTCGCGCGCGATGCGGAGTTCCGCGAGTTCGCGATCCAAAGCATGACAGGATCGAGTGGAAGGCAACGTGTCCCAGCCAAGGCCCTCGACCACTTCACGATTGTGACTCCGCCGGAGGAAATCAGCCGGGCGTTCGGGAAGCAAGTCACCCCGATCTTTGCGCGGTCAAGCGCTGCTGCTCTCGAATCCCGGACCCTCGCTGTTCTGCGCGACACCCTGCTCCCCAAGCTCATCTCTGGTAAACTGCGGGTGAAGGATGGGGGCAAGCTCATAGAGAGGATACAGACATGA
- a CDS encoding class I SAM-dependent DNA methyltransferase, translated as MARKPQNKNSTAKVGFEQKLWQAADALRNNMDAAEYKHVVLGLIFLKYISDAFEAKYAELTAQISEGADPEDPDEYRAASIFWVPKEARWAHLKANAPQPTIGKLVDDAMAAIERDNPSLKGVLPKDYARPGLDKERLGQLINLVSDIALGDPAERARDTLGRVYEYFLSQFASAEGKKGGQFYTPTHVVRVLVEMLAPYKGRVYDPCCGSGGMFVQSEKFIEAHAGRLGDISIYGQESNYTTWRLAKMNLAIRGIDAQIAHGDTFHNDAFPDLKADYVLANPPFNSSDWRGELLKDDKRWVYGVPPAGNANFAWVQHFLHHLAPNGIAGFVLANGSMSSNQSGEGEIRRNIIEADLVDCMVALPGQLFYSTQIPVCLWFLARDKRNGRFRDRRGKTLFIDARKLGTMVDRTHRELTEEDIRKIAGTYHAWRGDRDAGEYEDVPGFCKSATLDDIRKHGHVLTPGRYVGAEAQEDDGEPFEEKMKRLVAQLKEQQAEAAKLDAAIARNLEELGYGG; from the coding sequence CTCCGACGCCTTCGAAGCCAAGTACGCCGAACTGACAGCCCAGATTTCCGAGGGTGCCGACCCGGAGGATCCGGACGAGTACCGGGCCGCGAGCATCTTCTGGGTGCCGAAGGAGGCCCGTTGGGCGCACCTGAAAGCCAACGCCCCGCAGCCCACCATCGGCAAACTCGTGGACGACGCCATGGCCGCCATCGAGCGCGACAACCCCTCGCTCAAAGGCGTGCTGCCAAAGGACTACGCCCGCCCCGGCCTCGACAAGGAACGCCTTGGTCAACTCATCAATCTGGTAAGCGACATCGCCCTCGGCGATCCTGCCGAGCGTGCCAGGGACACCCTCGGCCGCGTCTACGAGTATTTCCTCTCGCAATTCGCCAGTGCCGAGGGGAAAAAAGGCGGACAGTTCTACACGCCGACCCACGTGGTCCGCGTTCTGGTCGAGATGCTCGCCCCCTACAAGGGCCGCGTCTACGACCCCTGCTGCGGCTCGGGCGGCATGTTCGTGCAGAGCGAGAAGTTCATCGAGGCCCACGCCGGACGCCTCGGCGACATCTCCATCTACGGCCAGGAATCGAACTACACCACCTGGCGGCTGGCAAAAATGAACCTCGCCATCCGCGGCATCGATGCCCAGATCGCCCATGGCGACACCTTTCACAACGACGCCTTCCCGGACCTCAAGGCCGACTACGTGCTCGCCAACCCGCCCTTCAACAGCAGCGACTGGCGCGGCGAACTGCTCAAGGACGACAAGCGCTGGGTCTATGGGGTGCCGCCAGCCGGCAACGCCAACTTCGCCTGGGTGCAACACTTCCTCCATCACCTGGCACCCAACGGCATCGCCGGCTTCGTGCTCGCCAATGGCTCCATGTCGTCCAACCAGTCCGGCGAGGGCGAGATCCGCAGGAACATCATCGAGGCTGACCTCGTTGACTGCATGGTGGCCCTGCCGGGACAGCTCTTCTACTCGACGCAGATTCCGGTCTGCCTCTGGTTCCTGGCACGCGACAAGCGCAACGGCCGCTTCCGCGACCGCCGCGGCAAGACGCTCTTCATCGACGCCCGCAAGCTCGGCACCATGGTCGACCGCACCCATCGCGAGCTGACCGAGGAGGATATCCGGAAAATTGCCGGCACCTACCACGCTTGGCGCGGGGACAGGGACGCGGGCGAGTACGAGGATGTCCCCGGCTTCTGCAAGAGCGCAACCCTCGACGACATCCGCAAACATGGCCACGTGCTCACACCGGGACGCTACGTCGGCGCCGAGGCCCAGGAGGATGACGGCGAGCCGTTCGAGGAGAAAATGAAGCGACTGGTCGCCCAGCTCAAGGAGCAACAGGCCGAAGCGGCAAAACTAGATGCGGCGATTGCCCGGAATCTGGAGGAGTTGGGGTATGGGGGGTGA